The Candidatus Thermokryptus mobilis nucleotide sequence AAAGTATGAAAGCGGTGTCCATAGAGTCCAACGCGTCCCGATAACTGAATCAAGCGGAAGAATACACACCTCTGCAGCTAGCGTTGTTGTCTTGCCCGAAGTTGAAGATGTTGAAATTGAGATAAACCCAGATGACTTAAAAATTGAATTCTATCGCGCCGGGGGGCATGGCGGTCAAAATGTAAATAAAGTTGAAACAGCTGTTAGAATAACCCACATCCCAACTGGAATAGTCGTCCAATGTCAAGATGAACGTTCCCAGTTTAAGAATCGTGAAAAGGCGATGAAAATTTTAAAGTCAAGATTGTATGACAAAATGATGGCCGAGAAGGAAGCACAAATCACAGCTCATAGGAGAAGTTTAGTCAAAACGGGCGATAGAAGTGAGAAAATAAGAACCTACAATTTCCCGCAAAATAGAGTCACAGACCATAGAATTAATCTAACGCTTTACAATCTCCAAGAGATACTTGACGGAGAGATTGACCCCATAATTGAAGCACTCAAACTTGCTGAAAGAAAAGAAAAACTTGAACAAATTTAACAATCTATAAAAGCGATGAGATCAATTGAATGAGCTTTGTAATATCAAACGGCTTCTCAATGAAACCAGCAACCCCTTGAATCTCCTCTCTCTCTTGTTCAGTTATATATCCTGTCGCTAT carries:
- the prfA gene encoding peptide chain release factor 1, with the protein product MFEKLERLKQRYEQLTQLLSQPEVISDIEKYRMLSKEHHEISEVVQLYNKYLETKKILDETRSFYKATTDPELKELAEEEINSLQNELRDIEEQLKEALIPKDPNDSKNAIVEIRAGTGGEEAALFAADLFRMYSRYAEKKGWKVEVVDFNETGLGGFKEIIFLVSGNNAYGALKYESGVHRVQRVPITESSGRIHTSAASVVVLPEVEDVEIEINPDDLKIEFYRAGGHGGQNVNKVETAVRITHIPTGIVVQCQDERSQFKNREKAMKILKSRLYDKMMAEKEAQITAHRRSLVKTGDRSEKIRTYNFPQNRVTDHRINLTLYNLQEILDGEIDPIIEALKLAERKEKLEQI